A window of Streptomyces sp. SAI-127 contains these coding sequences:
- a CDS encoding helix-turn-helix transcriptional regulator, with translation MIPVPHPEHGVENLCAAGTELYARALREGYVLGVDAKEAPCLLDFGLLHPAVTDLDRLEPVAPAVALHRMLRIAEERIADERQREARLTETFEPLMRIDGRRTGTDDSSMISVLSGLDMISRVIGQAVAAGSELLAVQPNTSDRHAQPPPPVHVEAFDRDQALLDRGGRIRTLYQHTLRHAPSVVARYERLHGDVEARSLDEVTERLIIVDRTVAFIPANKDRTLALEIRHPALISFFVTAFDRLWRLATPMYPQAVQQPTRNGITPRQRAIAALLVEGHTDAVIADRLGMNIRTARVHIAKLAATLGSESRAQLGYLIGQSGILGQEDTAE, from the coding sequence GTGATCCCGGTGCCACATCCGGAGCACGGCGTGGAGAACCTGTGCGCGGCAGGGACCGAGCTGTACGCACGTGCCCTGCGCGAGGGGTACGTGCTCGGTGTCGACGCCAAGGAAGCGCCCTGCCTGCTCGACTTCGGTCTCCTGCATCCCGCCGTCACGGACCTGGACAGGCTGGAGCCGGTCGCCCCGGCCGTCGCCCTGCACCGCATGCTGCGGATCGCGGAGGAACGCATCGCGGACGAACGACAGCGTGAGGCACGGCTGACCGAGACGTTCGAGCCCCTGATGCGGATCGACGGCCGCCGTACGGGAACCGACGACTCCTCGATGATCAGCGTCCTCAGCGGGCTCGACATGATCAGCCGGGTCATCGGTCAGGCCGTGGCCGCCGGCTCCGAACTGCTGGCCGTCCAGCCGAACACCAGCGACAGACACGCCCAGCCGCCCCCGCCCGTGCATGTCGAGGCCTTCGACCGCGACCAGGCCCTGCTCGACCGCGGCGGCCGGATCCGCACGCTCTACCAGCACACCCTGCGCCACGCGCCCAGCGTCGTGGCCCGCTACGAGCGACTGCACGGCGACGTGGAGGCCCGCAGCCTGGACGAGGTGACGGAGCGTCTGATCATCGTCGACCGGACCGTGGCCTTCATCCCCGCCAACAAGGACCGCACCCTCGCCCTGGAGATCCGTCACCCCGCCCTGATCTCCTTCTTCGTCACCGCCTTCGACCGGCTGTGGCGGCTGGCCACCCCGATGTACCCCCAAGCGGTGCAGCAGCCCACGCGCAACGGCATCACCCCCCGCCAACGAGCCATCGCCGCCCTCCTCGTCGAGGGCCACACCGACGCCGTCATCGCCGACCGCCTCGGCATGAACATCCGCACCGCCCGCGTCCACATCGCCAAACTCGCCGCCACCCTCGGCAGCGAGAGCCGCGCCCAACTCGGCTATCTCATAGGGCAGTCCGGGATTCTCGGCCAGGAGGACACGGCGGAGTGA
- a CDS encoding transglutaminase family protein, whose translation MTTTPASRRLRIKHTTKVSYAQPAASSHNEVRMTPLTLPAQTTLDARVTVNPTTPTWSYWDYWGTQVTGFDLMDPHGHLTITASSLVETSRPGPLPAAPTWDEVAERIAGSRLLEFANPTGRTTVPPKLIKKARKAAAGLDPHETAVAVSALVADRVSYLPGATSVNTSPAEAWEQGAGVCQDITHLTVALLRGAGLPARYVSGYLHPERDAELHRPVAGESHAWIEYWAGDWCGYDPTNRVRADESHVVVARGRDYDDVTPHKGIYRGVPGGSPEVTVEFTRVA comes from the coding sequence ATGACCACCACCCCCGCGTCCCGACGCCTCCGGATCAAGCACACCACGAAGGTCTCGTACGCCCAGCCCGCGGCCTCGTCCCACAACGAGGTCCGCATGACCCCGCTGACCCTGCCCGCCCAGACCACCCTGGACGCCCGGGTCACCGTCAACCCCACCACGCCCACCTGGTCCTACTGGGACTATTGGGGCACCCAGGTCACCGGCTTCGATCTGATGGACCCGCACGGCCATCTCACCATCACGGCCTCCAGCCTGGTCGAGACGTCCCGGCCGGGGCCGCTGCCGGCCGCGCCCACGTGGGACGAGGTGGCCGAACGCATCGCGGGGTCCCGCCTGCTGGAGTTCGCGAACCCGACGGGCCGTACGACGGTCCCGCCCAAACTGATCAAGAAGGCCCGGAAGGCGGCGGCCGGTCTCGACCCGCACGAGACGGCGGTCGCGGTGTCGGCGCTGGTCGCCGACCGGGTGTCGTACCTCCCCGGCGCGACCAGCGTGAACACCTCCCCCGCGGAGGCCTGGGAGCAGGGCGCCGGCGTCTGCCAGGACATCACCCATCTCACCGTCGCCCTGCTGCGGGGTGCCGGCCTCCCGGCCCGCTATGTCTCCGGCTACCTCCACCCGGAACGCGACGCCGAACTCCACCGGCCCGTCGCCGGGGAGAGCCACGCCTGGATCGAGTACTGGGCGGGCGACTGGTGCGGCTACGACCCCACCAACCGCGTCCGCGCCGACGAGTCCCACGTGGTGGTGGCACGGGGGCGCGACTACGACGACGTGACGCCCCACAAGGGCATCTACCGGGGCGTGCCCGGAGGATCGCCGGAGGTCACGGTGGAGTTCACGCGGGTGGCGTGA
- a CDS encoding TIGR03618 family F420-dependent PPOX class oxidoreductase: MTSYTQDPGAPDPSFLSFWRERHLCTLTTPRPDGSPHVVPVGVTYDPEARLARVIASRTSAKVRHVLAAGEGGAAVAVCQVAGPRWATLEGRARVRTEPERVAEAVRRYAERYERTPAPNPLRVVIEISLTGAMGRF; this comes from the coding sequence ATGACCTCCTACACCCAGGATCCGGGTGCCCCGGACCCGTCGTTCCTCAGCTTCTGGCGGGAACGGCATCTGTGCACACTGACGACACCGCGCCCGGACGGGAGCCCGCACGTGGTGCCCGTCGGGGTGACATACGACCCGGAGGCCCGTCTTGCTCGGGTGATCGCGAGCCGGACGAGCGCGAAGGTACGGCACGTGCTGGCGGCCGGCGAGGGCGGGGCGGCGGTGGCGGTGTGCCAGGTGGCGGGGCCGCGGTGGGCGACGCTGGAGGGGCGGGCGCGGGTCCGCACGGAGCCGGAACGGGTCGCGGAGGCGGTGCGGCGATACGCCGAGCGCTACGAACGGACCCCGGCGCCGAACCCGCTGCGGGTGGTCATCGAGATCTCGCTGACGGGTGCGATGGGACGTTTCTGA
- a CDS encoding PA14 domain-containing protein, with amino-acid sequence MKSARRTTPAAAAAVVLATAGGLLAVTTAPASAAVSCASPVFKRQFYANTSFSGTPKKTDCDNAIDQSWSGAPVSGLPKDNFGVRWTVTRDFGSGGPFALSATGLDGMRVYVDGVRKIDLWKNVSTTVKKTANVTIPSGRHTLRVDYANWTGAAKVKVTYAPRTSADVDKVKPLVPTGTSVSYDKATGKAKATWAKNKEMDLAGYRVYRRLKGTPFGTKPLTTTTSTSYTDSTLPATGDTYYYEVRAYDKAGNESGGTPDQAAVTADRTAPAAATGATALGTTAGNSVTWQASSSTDVDHYEVWGAPVGQSDPDGPHPVWGISWTDVTADAGTAYAYKVQAVDTAGNFAPVSDPATVTRPVASAVPAPTGVTGTPADASTEVTWTPADATGYRVYRRTDVNGAWSLVGTASGTSYEDTSAPKGKAFYYVAAVDAQGADSVPSTEVTVDRLTPATATGPAAPKLTLVTNGVPARSPIQVTAAPGTGDEGRVLKGYSWEISGACGSSGTQFSTTGTLSWTAPWNGPCVAEVYAVDAYGRQGTQSASVEFFSGR; translated from the coding sequence ATGAAGTCAGCCAGACGCACGACCCCAGCGGCCGCGGCCGCGGTCGTGCTCGCCACCGCCGGCGGCCTGCTCGCCGTGACGACGGCCCCCGCCTCCGCGGCCGTCAGCTGCGCCTCCCCCGTGTTCAAGCGGCAGTTCTACGCGAACACGTCCTTTTCCGGCACGCCGAAGAAGACCGACTGCGACAACGCGATCGACCAGAGCTGGAGCGGCGCTCCCGTCTCCGGGCTGCCGAAGGACAACTTCGGCGTCCGCTGGACCGTGACCCGCGACTTCGGCTCCGGCGGGCCGTTCGCGCTCAGCGCCACCGGCCTGGACGGCATGCGCGTGTACGTCGACGGCGTCCGCAAGATCGACCTGTGGAAGAACGTCTCCACCACGGTCAAGAAGACCGCCAACGTGACGATCCCGTCCGGCAGGCACACCCTCCGCGTCGACTACGCCAACTGGACCGGCGCCGCCAAGGTCAAGGTCACCTACGCGCCCCGCACCTCCGCAGACGTCGACAAGGTCAAGCCGCTGGTCCCCACCGGCACTTCGGTCTCGTACGACAAGGCCACCGGCAAGGCCAAGGCAACCTGGGCGAAGAACAAGGAAATGGACCTCGCCGGCTACCGGGTCTACCGGCGCCTGAAGGGCACCCCCTTCGGCACCAAGCCGCTCACGACGACCACCTCCACGTCGTACACCGACAGCACCCTGCCGGCGACCGGCGACACCTACTACTACGAGGTCCGCGCCTACGACAAGGCCGGCAACGAGTCGGGCGGCACCCCCGACCAGGCCGCGGTGACCGCCGACCGGACCGCACCTGCGGCGGCCACCGGGGCGACGGCGCTGGGCACCACGGCGGGCAACTCGGTGACGTGGCAGGCGTCCTCGTCCACGGACGTCGACCACTACGAGGTGTGGGGCGCGCCCGTGGGACAGTCCGACCCCGACGGGCCCCATCCGGTCTGGGGTATCTCCTGGACGGACGTGACGGCGGACGCCGGGACGGCGTACGCGTACAAGGTGCAGGCCGTCGACACGGCCGGGAACTTCGCGCCGGTCTCCGACCCGGCCACCGTCACCCGTCCCGTCGCCTCGGCGGTGCCCGCCCCGACCGGAGTCACCGGCACGCCCGCCGACGCGTCCACCGAGGTGACGTGGACGCCGGCCGACGCCACCGGCTACCGCGTCTACCGCCGTACCGACGTCAACGGCGCCTGGAGCCTGGTGGGCACCGCGTCCGGCACGTCGTACGAGGACACCTCCGCCCCGAAGGGCAAGGCCTTCTACTACGTGGCCGCCGTCGACGCCCAGGGCGCCGACTCGGTGCCCTCCACCGAGGTCACCGTCGACCGGCTCACCCCGGCCACCGCGACCGGCCCGGCCGCGCCGAAGCTGACCCTGGTCACGAACGGGGTGCCGGCGCGCTCCCCCATCCAGGTCACGGCAGCTCCCGGCACGGGTGACGAGGGACGCGTCCTGAAGGGCTATTCGTGGGAGATCTCGGGCGCCTGCGGATCCAGCGGCACCCAGTTCTCCACCACCGGCACCCTCTCCTGGACGGCCCCCTGGAACGGCCCCTGCGTCGCCGAGGTGTACGCCGTGGACGCCTACGGCCGCCAGGGCACGCAGAGCGCCTCGGTGGAGTTCTTCAGCGGCCGCTGA
- a CDS encoding alpha-E domain-containing protein, whose translation MNDVILSRIAEALTWTGRYVERADNTGRILDAYLHRLLEDPWRDEDVACRSLYAILGVDAGGARVDMQQVLDQLAFDARSTCSIEGALGAARLNARSAREAVSSEMWECLNSTWHALADQRLAARRTGPYAYLELVRRRAALFFGLADSTMSRDDSWRFVVLGRSLERVDMTVRLLSVRVLDAAHAPDWPTLLSASGADEAYARVYGGFGDTPRVAEFLLLDRDFPRSALHALTTAEECLTALGRPRQDPARRPIGRMRTRLEYLDLHALEEQLPLLLGDLQTACMASAEAVAERFFPYQGPVEWAQEGA comes from the coding sequence GTGAACGACGTGATCCTCTCGCGGATAGCCGAGGCACTGACCTGGACCGGCCGTTACGTCGAGCGGGCGGACAACACCGGCCGCATTCTCGACGCCTACCTCCACCGGCTGCTGGAGGACCCGTGGCGCGACGAGGACGTGGCCTGCCGGTCGCTGTACGCGATCCTCGGCGTCGACGCGGGCGGCGCCCGGGTCGACATGCAGCAGGTCCTGGACCAGCTCGCCTTCGACGCCCGCTCGACCTGCTCCATCGAGGGCGCCCTCGGCGCGGCCCGGCTGAACGCCCGCAGCGCCCGTGAGGCCGTCTCCTCGGAGATGTGGGAGTGCCTGAACTCCACCTGGCACGCGCTGGCCGACCAGCGGCTCGCGGCCCGCCGTACGGGCCCCTACGCCTATCTGGAACTGGTACGGCGGCGCGCGGCGCTGTTCTTCGGGCTCGCCGACTCCACCATGAGCCGCGACGACAGCTGGCGGTTCGTCGTGCTGGGCCGCAGCCTGGAGCGGGTGGACATGACCGTACGGCTGCTGTCGGTCCGGGTCCTGGACGCGGCCCACGCGCCCGACTGGCCGACCCTGCTGAGCGCCTCGGGCGCCGACGAGGCGTACGCGCGCGTGTACGGCGGCTTCGGCGACACCCCGCGCGTCGCCGAGTTCCTGCTCCTGGACCGCGACTTCCCGCGCTCCGCGCTGCACGCGCTGACGACGGCGGAGGAGTGCCTGACCGCGCTCGGCCGGCCCCGCCAGGACCCCGCGCGCCGCCCGATCGGCCGGATGCGCACCCGTCTCGAATACCTCGACCTGCACGCCCTGGAGGAGCAACTCCCTTTGCTGCTCGGGGACCTGCAAACCGCCTGCATGGCCTCCGCGGAGGCGGTGGCGGAGCGGTTCTTCCCGTACCAGGGGCCCGTCGAGTGGGCCCAGGAAGGAGCGTGA
- a CDS encoding helix-turn-helix transcriptional regulator: MFRTLGGGNLVANGTKATHPHAVTELCEEGGRLYANALRTGRVSRADAESVPCLLDFALLHPDPDDANWMLPVPPSVALAQRLNPLEHEITERRRMSIELADAFEPFMALSAQQVAPAHSITVLEGLDRINTALDLATSQAQSEVLTVQPSRGQRPENRLIEGLERDRTLIDRGVRIRTLYQHVARYSPERLAYMEQFADGKVEYRTIDELVERLIICDEAVAFIPVRDDRQVALELRHPGLVGYLIKVFEFMWSRAVPLSAGAPYETAPDGITDIQHSIAKLLVEGHVDEAIARRLGMNVRTCRAHIAKLATALGSGSRAQLGFLIAQSGLLDQASLTRSQESSGRRE; encoded by the coding sequence ATGTTCAGGACCCTGGGGGGTGGAAATTTGGTAGCGAATGGGACTAAGGCGACACATCCCCATGCGGTGACCGAGTTGTGTGAGGAAGGTGGCCGTCTTTACGCCAACGCTCTGCGGACAGGACGCGTCTCCCGCGCGGACGCGGAGTCGGTTCCCTGTCTGCTGGACTTCGCCCTCCTGCACCCCGACCCGGACGACGCGAACTGGATGCTTCCGGTTCCACCGTCGGTCGCGCTCGCCCAGCGGCTCAACCCGCTGGAACACGAGATCACCGAGCGCAGACGGATGTCGATCGAGCTGGCCGACGCCTTCGAGCCGTTCATGGCACTGAGCGCCCAGCAGGTGGCCCCGGCGCACTCGATCACTGTCCTGGAGGGGCTCGACCGGATCAACACGGCGCTCGACCTGGCCACGTCCCAGGCTCAGTCCGAGGTGCTCACGGTCCAGCCGAGTCGAGGCCAGCGCCCCGAGAACCGGCTCATCGAGGGGCTGGAACGCGACAGGACCCTCATCGACCGGGGCGTCCGGATCCGGACCCTGTACCAGCACGTCGCCCGGTACAGCCCCGAGCGACTGGCCTACATGGAGCAGTTCGCCGACGGAAAAGTGGAGTACCGCACCATCGACGAACTGGTGGAGCGGCTCATCATCTGTGACGAGGCCGTGGCCTTCATTCCCGTCCGGGACGACCGCCAGGTCGCACTGGAGCTCCGGCACCCCGGCCTCGTCGGCTATCTGATCAAGGTCTTCGAGTTCATGTGGAGCCGTGCGGTCCCGCTGAGCGCCGGCGCTCCCTACGAAACGGCGCCGGACGGCATCACCGACATCCAGCACTCCATAGCCAAGCTCCTCGTCGAGGGACATGTGGACGAGGCGATAGCCCGGCGGCTGGGCATGAACGTGCGCACGTGCCGAGCCCACATAGCGAAGCTCGCGACGGCCTTGGGCAGCGGCAGCCGCGCCCAGCTCGGCTTCCTGATCGCGCAGTCGGGGCTCCTCGACCAAGCGAGCCTCACGCGGAGTCAGGAATCCTCAGGCAGGAGGGAGTGA
- a CDS encoding substrate-binding domain-containing protein → MRRIAIAVAASTMTLSLAACGALGAASGSEASPTKGDDITVGVLMPEKTNTRYEEFDYPIIQRKVAELTDKKGKTLYANGEADAKKQATQMQQMIDEKVDVILLDAVDSHAIAGMVTKAKDAGIPVIAYDRLAEGPIDAYVSFDNELVGEVQGRSLVEAIGSGIDTSDKIVMINGSPSDPNAGQFKAGAMSELNGKVTIAKTYDVDGWKPETAQKDMAEAISAIGKGNIKAVYSANDAMAGAAIQAMVDAGMTKLPPITGQDAELAAVQRIVAGEQYMSVYKPYPGEAEAAAEMAVMKVQGKGIQFDALATDSVDSPTNKGIPAQLVQVVALTKDNIKSTVVKDGIYTIKDICTAQFKSDCAAAGLK, encoded by the coding sequence ATGCGTCGTATCGCCATAGCCGTGGCCGCGTCCACGATGACCCTCTCGCTGGCCGCCTGCGGCGCGCTCGGCGCCGCGAGCGGGAGCGAGGCGAGCCCGACCAAGGGTGACGACATCACCGTGGGTGTGCTGATGCCGGAGAAGACGAACACCCGCTACGAGGAGTTCGACTACCCGATCATCCAGCGGAAGGTCGCCGAGCTCACGGACAAGAAGGGCAAGACCCTCTACGCCAACGGTGAGGCCGACGCCAAGAAGCAGGCCACCCAGATGCAGCAGATGATCGACGAGAAGGTCGACGTCATCCTGCTGGACGCCGTGGACTCGCACGCCATCGCGGGCATGGTGACGAAGGCCAAGGACGCGGGCATTCCGGTCATCGCCTACGACCGCCTCGCCGAGGGCCCGATCGACGCGTACGTCTCCTTCGACAACGAACTCGTCGGCGAGGTGCAGGGCCGCTCCCTCGTCGAGGCGATCGGCTCGGGCATCGACACCTCCGACAAGATCGTCATGATCAACGGCTCGCCCTCCGACCCGAACGCCGGACAGTTCAAGGCGGGCGCGATGTCCGAGCTCAACGGCAAGGTGACGATCGCCAAGACCTACGACGTCGACGGCTGGAAGCCGGAGACCGCCCAGAAGGACATGGCCGAGGCGATCAGCGCGATCGGCAAGGGCAACATCAAGGCCGTCTACTCCGCCAACGACGCCATGGCAGGCGCCGCCATCCAGGCGATGGTGGACGCGGGCATGACGAAGCTCCCGCCGATCACCGGCCAGGACGCCGAGCTGGCCGCGGTGCAGCGGATCGTCGCGGGCGAGCAGTACATGAGCGTCTACAAGCCGTACCCGGGCGAGGCCGAGGCCGCCGCCGAGATGGCCGTCATGAAGGTCCAGGGCAAGGGCATCCAGTTCGACGCCCTCGCCACGGACAGCGTCGACAGCCCCACGAACAAGGGCATCCCGGCCCAGCTCGTCCAGGTCGTCGCCCTGACGAAGGACAACATCAAGAGCACGGTCGTCAAGGACGGCATCTACACGATCAAGGACATCTGCACCGCGCAGTTCAAGAGCGACTGCGCGGCGGCGGGCCTGAAGTAG
- a CDS encoding LuxR family transcriptional regulator, translated as MSTAAAHPEHGPEDPCPEGIEVYARALRAGGIDRQDASPVPCLLDTGLLRPDARDPARLEAVPPALALHRMLRATTDRMAHERRREQRLAEAFAPLLRIDGRDSAIAENPAIRVVSGTGPINKAITEAMAGAVHELLCVQPNVHYSDRRGAAAQVVAMDRDQALLDRGARIRTLYQHTQRHMPLVLARYEQLRGDAEARSLDEVTDRLIVADRDVAFIPADGDGTVALEVRHPALVEFLAATFDRLWWQATPMYPQTVHRPSLNGITPRQRAIAGLLVEGHTDAVIADRLGMNIRTARVHIAKLAATLGSESRAQLGYLIGRSGILDREA; from the coding sequence GTGAGCACGGCGGCAGCCCATCCGGAGCACGGCCCGGAAGACCCGTGCCCGGAAGGCATCGAGGTCTACGCACGCGCCCTGCGCGCGGGCGGCATCGACAGGCAGGACGCCTCGCCCGTCCCCTGTCTCCTCGACACCGGGCTGCTGCGGCCCGACGCCCGGGACCCCGCCCGGCTGGAAGCCGTACCGCCCGCCCTCGCCCTGCACCGCATGCTCCGCGCCACCACGGACCGCATGGCGCACGAGCGGCGGCGTGAGCAACGGCTGGCCGAGGCGTTCGCGCCGCTCCTGCGGATCGACGGGCGCGATTCGGCGATCGCGGAGAACCCGGCGATCAGAGTCGTCAGCGGTACCGGCCCCATCAACAAGGCCATCACCGAGGCCATGGCCGGCGCCGTCCACGAACTCCTGTGTGTGCAGCCCAACGTCCACTACAGCGACCGGCGGGGCGCCGCCGCCCAGGTCGTGGCGATGGACCGGGACCAGGCGCTCCTGGACCGCGGTGCCCGTATCCGCACCCTGTACCAGCACACCCAGCGCCATATGCCGCTCGTCCTCGCCCGCTACGAGCAACTCCGCGGCGACGCCGAGGCCCGCTCCCTGGACGAGGTCACCGACCGGCTCATCGTCGCCGACCGGGACGTGGCGTTCATCCCCGCCGACGGGGACGGCACCGTCGCGCTGGAAGTGAGGCACCCGGCCCTGGTGGAGTTCCTGGCCGCCACCTTCGACCGGCTGTGGTGGCAGGCCACGCCCATGTATCCGCAGACCGTCCACCGGCCGAGCCTCAACGGCATCACTCCCCGCCAACGGGCCATCGCCGGACTGCTCGTCGAGGGCCACACCGACGCCGTCATCGCCGACCGCCTCGGCATGAACATCCGCACCGCCCGCGTCCACATCGCCAAACTCGCCGCCACCCTCGGCAGCGAGAGCCGCGCCCAACTGGGCTACCTCATCGGACGGTCCGGGATTCTTGACCGGGAAGCGTGA
- a CDS encoding LuxR C-terminal-related transcriptional regulator: MAGLRADDHPHGADRLCEAGDRVYSRAVRRGRVPRADAEPVPCLLELALLHPDPDDMDWLVPTAPQEVMTRLLRGVYDEVSTSQQRVGDAVAAVERYAGLGPSVVPGAGEGTAIRVLDGLSRIQAAMDEATEACTTEVLTVQPGGIRPEHELTEGLHRALALRGRGVRMRDLYTHVARHGQGLLNYLELMGGSVQARTLDEVIDRLILFDRTVAFIPANADRTLALELRHPALVEYLLTVFERLWRLAIPLTAPLPDTGIEGISHREQSIAALLAEGHQDAVIAERLGISVRTCRAHIARLSETLGAASRTQLGVRIAQVGLDGPTAVPSITLPGQESRTVR, encoded by the coding sequence ATGGCCGGGCTCAGGGCGGACGACCATCCCCACGGTGCCGACCGGCTGTGCGAGGCCGGGGATCGGGTGTACTCCCGGGCCGTACGGCGCGGCCGCGTGCCACGCGCCGACGCCGAGCCGGTGCCCTGTCTGCTGGAACTGGCCCTGCTGCACCCGGACCCCGACGACATGGACTGGCTGGTGCCGACGGCACCGCAGGAGGTCATGACCCGGCTGCTGCGCGGCGTCTACGACGAGGTCAGCACGAGTCAGCAGCGGGTGGGGGACGCGGTCGCGGCGGTGGAGCGGTACGCGGGCCTGGGGCCCAGTGTCGTGCCGGGCGCCGGTGAGGGGACCGCGATCCGGGTCCTCGACGGCCTCTCGCGGATCCAGGCCGCGATGGACGAGGCGACCGAGGCGTGCACGACGGAGGTCCTCACCGTCCAGCCCGGCGGCATCCGCCCCGAGCACGAGCTGACGGAGGGCCTGCACCGGGCGCTGGCGCTGCGCGGCCGGGGCGTGCGGATGCGCGACCTGTACACCCATGTGGCCCGGCACGGCCAAGGGCTGCTGAACTACCTGGAGTTGATGGGCGGCTCGGTCCAGGCGCGGACGCTGGACGAGGTCATCGACCGGCTGATCCTCTTCGACCGCACGGTGGCCTTCATCCCCGCGAACGCCGACCGCACCCTCGCCCTGGAGCTGCGGCACCCGGCGCTGGTGGAGTACCTGCTGACGGTCTTCGAGCGGCTGTGGCGCCTGGCGATCCCCCTCACGGCCCCGCTCCCGGACACCGGCATCGAGGGCATCTCCCACCGCGAGCAGTCCATCGCCGCACTGCTGGCCGAGGGCCACCAGGACGCGGTGATCGCGGAACGGCTGGGGATCAGCGTGCGCACCTGCCGGGCCCATATCGCGCGGCTGTCGGAGACGCTCGGGGCGGCCAGTCGTACGCAACTGGGTGTCCGGATAGCGCAGGTGGGCCTGGACGGCCCGACGGCCGTGCCCTCGATCACGCTTCCCGGTCAAGAATCCCGGACCGTCCGATGA
- a CDS encoding circularly permuted type 2 ATP-grasp protein, with protein MADIFDAYALADAWDEMFERPGEVRTAYEPVLAALQPIEPSELRFRADQMARAFTDRGVTYAFAGEERPWPLDLVPRILDALEWDLIQRGVSQRVRALEAYLADAYGPARAFEDGVVPWRLLLNSPHFHRAAHGLEPTGGVRIHVAGIDLVRDEQGDFRVLEDNVRVPSGVSYVIENRRAMTRVFPSLFAEQHVVPVDGYAQKLLAALRAAAPDGVQDPRVVVLTPGPSNAAYFEHALLARLMGVQLVEGHDLVCRSNRVWMRTTRGEVPVHVVYRRLDDDFLDPLHFRPDSVIGCPGILGAATAGHVTLANAVGNGIADDKLLYTYVPDLIRYYLSEEPILPNVESFRPDEPGQLEAVLDQIDRLVVKPVDGAGGQGIVIGPKADRATLEKTREAVRKDPRGFIAQRPVALSTSPTLAGERMAPRHIDLRPFAVNDGNDIWVLPGGLTRVALQEGNLIVNSSQGGGSKDTWVLAEGPAEPPTPANGTALLDIAPRQHGPDGNPTVVQEGAQQ; from the coding sequence ATGGCGGACATATTTGACGCATACGCGTTGGCCGACGCGTGGGACGAGATGTTCGAGCGGCCGGGTGAGGTCAGGACCGCCTACGAGCCGGTGCTGGCCGCACTCCAGCCGATCGAACCGAGTGAACTCAGGTTCCGGGCCGACCAGATGGCCCGGGCCTTCACCGACCGGGGCGTGACCTACGCCTTCGCGGGCGAGGAGCGGCCCTGGCCGCTGGACCTCGTGCCCAGGATCCTCGACGCCCTCGAATGGGATCTCATACAACGCGGGGTGAGCCAGAGAGTCAGAGCCCTGGAGGCCTACCTCGCCGACGCCTACGGACCCGCCCGTGCCTTCGAGGACGGAGTCGTGCCCTGGCGGCTGCTGCTGAACTCCCCGCACTTCCACCGCGCCGCGCACGGGCTCGAGCCCACGGGCGGCGTACGCATCCACGTCGCCGGCATCGACCTGGTCCGCGACGAACAGGGGGACTTCCGGGTCCTGGAGGACAACGTCCGGGTTCCCAGCGGCGTGTCGTACGTCATCGAGAACCGGCGCGCCATGACCCGAGTCTTCCCGTCCCTCTTCGCCGAGCAGCACGTGGTTCCCGTCGACGGCTACGCGCAGAAGCTGCTCGCCGCCCTGCGCGCCGCCGCGCCCGACGGCGTCCAGGACCCGCGGGTCGTGGTCCTGACCCCCGGGCCCAGCAACGCCGCCTACTTCGAACACGCCCTGCTCGCCCGGCTGATGGGCGTGCAGCTGGTCGAGGGGCACGACCTGGTGTGCCGGAGCAACCGGGTGTGGATGCGCACGACCCGCGGAGAAGTGCCCGTCCACGTCGTATACCGGCGCCTGGACGACGACTTCCTCGATCCGCTCCACTTCCGCCCCGACTCGGTGATCGGCTGCCCGGGCATCCTCGGCGCGGCCACGGCGGGCCATGTCACCCTCGCCAACGCGGTCGGCAACGGCATCGCGGACGACAAGCTGCTCTACACCTACGTCCCGGACCTGATCCGTTACTACCTCTCCGAGGAACCGATTCTTCCCAATGTGGAGTCCTTCCGGCCCGACGAACCCGGCCAGCTCGAGGCCGTCCTCGACCAGATCGACCGGCTCGTCGTGAAGCCCGTCGACGGGGCCGGCGGCCAGGGCATCGTCATCGGGCCGAAGGCCGACCGCGCAACCCTGGAGAAGACCCGCGAGGCCGTTCGCAAGGACCCCCGCGGTTTCATCGCCCAGCGCCCCGTCGCCCTGTCCACCTCCCCCACCCTGGCGGGCGAGCGCATGGCGCCCCGCCACATCGACCTGCGTCCCTTCGCCGTCAACGACGGCAACGACATCTGGGTCCTGCCCGGCGGCCTGACCCGGGTCGCCCTCCAGGAGGGCAACCTGATCGTCAACTCCAGCCAGGGCGGCGGCTCCAAGGACACCTGGGTGCTCGCCGAGGGTCCCGCGGAGCCGCCCACGCCCGCGAACGGGACCGCCCTCCTGGACATCGCCCCACGTCAGCACGGTCCCGACGGCAACCCCACCGTCGTACAGGAAGGGGCCCAGCAGTGA